Proteins from one Hemiscyllium ocellatum isolate sHemOce1 chromosome 8, sHemOce1.pat.X.cur, whole genome shotgun sequence genomic window:
- the amn gene encoding protein amnionless yields MAPPGLSNMKAVYFIFFGFLFHLSGALYKQWVPDTNFNNITNWDKGRIPCKNDRVLFPQDKSLSIFVQSPLELMEMYLPLDGEFILGHEAGLGASDGQSVLGCERGEDITFKDPNQYKWYNPKYWQVLSMSDLENEKYLFTLDEESVPCQHDDVIFRPETSFRVDLDSDIQNVNVKTISLMNKTFTSNEVFAEYMWSNTGKLQFQGNGSITVTNAKCKDKSGCDCGNFGNLRRICSNLQKEAGSQCSELTCTNPLKPQGHCCNICGAIIYLEYGPEFDQESYRAHLIDSFLGLDKYQGVQISVTKVYKKQPTKKTLLVDAAPHIQIVLIDNETELATRTLAAALALDIMEDIISRGNYISTSD; encoded by the exons ATGGCTCCTCCTGGATTAAGCAACATGAAAGCAGTGTACTTCATCTTCTTTGGCTTTCTTTTCC ATCTTTCAGGAGCCTTGTACAAACAATGGGTTCCTGACACCAACTTTAACAATATTACAAACTGGGACAAGGGGAGAATTCCTTGTAAGAATGACAGAGTCTTATTTCCTCAAGATAAG AGTTTAAGCATTTTCGTGCAATCACCACTTGAATTGATGGAAATG TACTTACCTCTTGATGGAGAGTTCATCCTCGGTCATGAAGCTGGATTGGGTGCCAGCGATGGTCAGAGTGTACTGGGATGTGAAAGAG GTGAGGATATCACTTTCAAAGACCCTAACCAGTATAAATGGTATAATCCCAAGTATTGGCAGGTTTTATCAATGAGTGACCTGGAAAATGAGAAATACCTATTCACCTTGGATGAAGAAAGTGTTCCCTGCCAACATGATGATGTCATTTTTCGACCTGAAACATCTTTCCGTGTGGACCTGGACAGTGATATACAAAATGTCAATGTTAAAACCATTTCTTTAATGAATAAG ACGTTTACAAGCAATGAAGTATTTGCTGAGTACATGTGGTCAAATACTGGAAAATTACAGTTCCAAGGAAATGGCTCGATCACTGTGACCAATGCCAAGTGTAAGGATAAATCTGGCTGTGATTGTGGTAACTTTGGT AACCTCAGAAGAATTTGCTCTAATTTGCAAAAAGAAGCAGGAAGCCAATGTTCAGAGCTTACTTGCACAAATCCCCTGAAGCCTCAAGGTCACTGCTGTAACATATGTG GTGCCATTATTTATCTAGAATATGGTCCAGAATTTGACCAAGAATCATACCGGGCCCATCTCATTGACTCGTTCCTTGGCTTG GACAAATACCAAGGTGTGCAGATATCTGTGACAAAAGTTTACAAGAAGCAGCCTACAAAGAAAACCCTCCTGGTCGATGCTGCTCCGCATATCCAGATTGTATTAATTGATAATGAGACTGAGTTGGCAACAAGAACACTTGCAGCTGCACTGGCACTAGATATTATGGAGGATATCATTTCCCGAGGTAACTACATATCCACCTCTGATTAA